The Thalassotalea sp. LPB0316 nucleotide sequence GGTTTTACCGTGATAGTTTGGCTAGCAATTTTTGCAACTTCTTGACGATTAGTGACCGTATTCCACCATGGAATTTCAAACGCAGGAATTGTATATTCACCGGGTTTTGACGCTACAACTGCAAAGCTCTGAACTTTTTGTGAAACCAAGCGCGATTGCTTCAGTGACGTATGTAAATTCGCCTGATCTGGATAAAGCTTGAGATCAGCAATTTCAGCTAATTCGATTATTGGCAATTGTTCTTGGCTCAAACCTGCTGCCGTAATAGTGATAGTTCGGGTAATCGGTTCGCCAACAACAAACGCTTGCGGATCAGGTTGCCATTCGTCATGGACTGTCAATAATTCAGCGGGTAACCATGCACCGTAAACCCCCTCTGGAATCGGTTTAACCGCTAGATTGATGTCTTCACCTATCACACTAACCGATTTCGTTTCGCCAAACGAGAAAAAGCTTGAGCGGCCACCGGACGTTTGCAACTGGATTTCACCTGAAAAGAGGGGGGACTTTAACGTAAAGTTGCCACTTTCTTGCGGGCTGATGGTATAGGTGCGCTCAATTACCCGAAAACGTCGGCCGTTGATAATGGCGTCAGACTCTTGATCTTGGCCAATTTGTTTGATGATTGCATTTTCTAACTGCGGTTCAGATAAACTGCCGCGTTTGAGGTTGGCAGCAAAGTGTAATTTAACCGTTAACGTGATATTTTGCTGAACATAAAGCTCGGTATTAGATATTTCATTGGTAATAAACAAGTCGCGATTGTTACTCGCTGAGCTATCTTGCGGCGAATGTACTTTTATCGTAATTGGCTGAGTGTACTTGTCTTCAATTTTTAACGCAGGGATCACAAATTCGCCGGTTCGCTTGGCGATTAACACCGTACTCCATCTGGTTGAACGGGATGTTTTAAAGTTGATCATGCTAGTTTGCGAGCTTACTGACGTTCTGCCAACAATAAAGTCAGTTAATAGGGCTGAAGTG carries:
- a CDS encoding BatD family protein, translating into MVRFLTAFLFTFTCIASYALDNVTATVDRNPVFKGESFILEVVADDEVDSDALDTSALLTDFIVGRTSVSSQTSMINFKTSRSTRWSTVLIAKRTGEFVIPALKIEDKYTQPITIKVHSPQDSSASNNRDLFITNEISNTELYVQQNITLTVKLHFAANLKRGSLSEPQLENAIIKQIGQDQESDAIINGRRFRVIERTYTISPQESGNFTLKSPLFSGEIQLQTSGGRSSFFSFGETKSVSVIGEDINLAVKPIPEGVYGAWLPAELLTVHDEWQPDPQAFVVGEPITRTITITAAGLSQEQLPIIELAEIADLKLYPDQANLHTSLKQSRLVSQKVQSFAVVASKPGEYTIPAFEIPWWNTVTNRQEVAKIASQTITVKPNPNASASLPAAPAITDNTQLTQPMPAPAVETQIVTVEKTPWLQWLFLGLWLLTMALWALTTYLGKRKNKVENSQASTVNEYYLQLLSACKQGDGAKVQTLLVPWLNLKITHEGYQHATISNTAQACELINDDRFTKAFNELQESYYSKTQKPWNGKALFGAIQQVQKTKLGVNAKSKISLNP